The following coding sequences are from one Kushneria phosphatilytica window:
- the codB gene encoding cytosine permease: MALPHVDDDHPLSEVPATARKPFGSLALLLLGFTFFTATMFAGGRIGEAFGFGELLLLIVIGNLLLGAYAAIIAWMAARSGLNTALMARFALGNRGSALSDLLLGITQVGWYAWGVATIAHVLVGTFSLPDGLAPVLMVLFGFGFCLTAFVGYRGLARLSQLAVPAMTVLIVISMVLAWQDAGGLSGLTSRTAESSLGWTAGITIIFGTFVSGATQASNWSRFARTPAQAVTATLLAFFIGNGLMVLIGAMGAFVYQQPDIVEVLILQGLTLFGLIMLFLNLWTTQDNTIYNFAAAGCNLLRTRRRGQVTLAGAAVGTLLALAGMDQLLVPFLVALGTCIPPLGGVIIGDYLFRYRSRYPALESATLPAVHWPSIVAYVLATLGAWYSPWVPPLTGLLLAFVLTPLCNRLMTIPQRAIVS, from the coding sequence ATGGCATTACCCCACGTTGATGACGATCATCCTCTGAGTGAAGTACCCGCGACCGCGCGCAAGCCGTTCGGTTCACTGGCATTGCTGCTGCTGGGATTCACCTTCTTTACCGCTACCATGTTTGCCGGAGGTCGAATCGGCGAAGCCTTCGGCTTTGGTGAGCTGCTGCTGTTGATTGTCATCGGCAACCTGCTGCTGGGGGCTTATGCTGCCATCATTGCCTGGATGGCGGCGCGTTCCGGGTTAAATACAGCGCTGATGGCGCGCTTTGCGCTGGGAAACCGGGGGAGTGCGCTCTCCGATCTGCTATTGGGGATCACTCAGGTGGGCTGGTATGCCTGGGGCGTGGCCACCATCGCTCATGTACTGGTGGGTACCTTCTCCCTGCCGGACGGGTTGGCGCCTGTACTGATGGTGCTGTTCGGTTTCGGCTTCTGTCTGACCGCCTTCGTTGGTTACCGAGGGCTGGCGCGTCTGTCGCAGCTGGCGGTGCCAGCGATGACGGTGCTCATCGTGATCAGCATGGTGCTTGCCTGGCAGGATGCGGGTGGCCTTTCCGGGCTGACCAGTCGAACGGCCGAGAGTTCGCTGGGCTGGACAGCAGGTATTACCATCATTTTCGGTACCTTTGTGTCAGGCGCTACCCAGGCGAGCAACTGGAGTCGTTTTGCTCGCACCCCGGCTCAGGCCGTCACCGCGACCCTGCTGGCGTTTTTCATCGGCAACGGGCTGATGGTATTGATCGGTGCCATGGGGGCCTTTGTCTATCAGCAGCCCGATATCGTGGAAGTGCTGATACTGCAGGGGCTGACGCTGTTCGGTCTGATCATGCTGTTTCTCAACCTGTGGACCACCCAGGACAACACCATCTACAACTTTGCCGCTGCCGGCTGCAATCTGCTGCGTACCCGCCGGCGGGGGCAGGTAACGCTGGCCGGTGCTGCCGTCGGTACCCTGCTGGCACTGGCCGGGATGGATCAGTTGCTGGTGCCCTTTCTGGTGGCGCTGGGTACCTGCATTCCGCCGTTGGGCGGTGTGATTATCGGTGATTATCTCTTCAGGTATCGCAGCCGCTATCCGGCGCTTGAGAGTGCCACGCTGCCGGCCGTGCACTGGCCGAGCATCGTGGCCTATGTGCTGGCGACCCTGGGGGCCTGGTACTCACCCTGGGTACCGCCCCTGACAGGATTGCTGCTGGCTTTCGTGCTGACCCCGTTGTGCAATCGACTGATGACGATACCGCAGCGAGCGATTGTGTCCTGA
- the glmS gene encoding glutamine--fructose-6-phosphate transaminase (isomerizing), with the protein MCGIVGAVAGRQVQNILLEGLKRLEYRGYDSAGMSILGEEGGLSRQRALGKVAELEKKLQQSPLRGRAGIAHTRWATHGRPSEENAHPHQSGDRLAVVHNGIIENFESLRRELEGEGYVFLSETDTEVVAHLLAREFDRSRDLLTALQDAVAQLEGAYALAVAHADQPDRLVGARKGSPLIVGVGIEEAFLASDPLALLQVTDRFVYLSEGDLVQLSDGGVIEVFDADGKPVERGIEVFEHGDNAISRGNYRHFMLKEIHEQSEVIAKTLEGRLGDGHVMTNIFGSGSDALMSDVRHIQIVACGTSYHAGMVARYWIEKMAGVPTQVEVASEYRYRDGVVPDNTLFVTLSQSGETADTLAALRHAQSHGGYLASLAICNVPGSSMVRESDLSLMTHAGPEIGVASTKAFTTQLVSLLMLTLALRYARSGDDALQARLVGALRQLPQLINQGLALDGDIERLSSAFAEKHHALFLGRGPMFPIALEGALKLKEISYIHAEAYPAGELKHGPLALVDSDMPVIAVAPNDELVEKLKSNLQEVRARGGELFVFAGENVSISEGDGVHVLRLPEVDEVIAPLLFTLPLQLLAYHVAVLKGTDVDQPRNLAKSVTVE; encoded by the coding sequence ATGTGTGGCATCGTGGGCGCCGTCGCCGGACGGCAGGTACAGAACATTCTGCTGGAAGGGCTCAAGCGGCTCGAGTATCGCGGCTATGACAGTGCTGGCATGTCGATCCTCGGCGAAGAGGGTGGTTTGTCGCGGCAGCGGGCACTGGGCAAGGTAGCGGAACTCGAGAAAAAGCTGCAGCAATCACCACTGCGGGGTCGGGCGGGTATCGCTCATACCCGCTGGGCAACGCATGGCCGTCCCAGCGAAGAGAATGCTCATCCGCATCAGTCCGGCGATCGTCTGGCGGTGGTACACAACGGCATCATCGAAAACTTTGAATCCCTGCGCCGGGAACTGGAAGGCGAGGGGTATGTTTTCCTGTCCGAAACCGACACCGAAGTCGTGGCGCACCTGCTGGCACGCGAATTCGATCGCAGCCGGGATCTGCTTACCGCGCTTCAGGATGCCGTCGCTCAGCTTGAAGGGGCCTATGCACTGGCCGTTGCCCATGCTGATCAGCCTGATCGACTCGTCGGAGCTCGCAAGGGCAGCCCGCTGATCGTCGGGGTCGGGATCGAGGAGGCCTTTCTTGCCTCCGACCCGCTGGCGCTGTTGCAGGTCACTGATCGATTCGTCTATCTGAGCGAAGGTGATCTGGTCCAGCTCTCCGATGGTGGGGTCATCGAGGTGTTCGATGCGGACGGCAAGCCGGTCGAGCGGGGCATTGAAGTCTTTGAGCATGGCGATAACGCCATCTCCCGTGGCAACTACCGTCACTTCATGCTCAAGGAGATTCATGAGCAGTCCGAGGTGATTGCCAAGACGCTGGAAGGGCGGCTGGGTGATGGCCATGTCATGACGAATATCTTCGGCAGCGGCTCGGATGCGCTTATGAGCGATGTTCGCCATATCCAGATCGTTGCCTGCGGTACCAGTTACCACGCCGGGATGGTAGCGCGCTACTGGATCGAAAAAATGGCGGGTGTGCCGACTCAGGTCGAAGTGGCCTCGGAGTATCGTTATCGCGATGGTGTGGTGCCCGACAACACCCTGTTTGTGACGCTCTCCCAGTCCGGTGAGACCGCCGATACGCTGGCCGCACTGCGTCATGCCCAGTCCCATGGCGGCTACCTGGCCAGCCTGGCCATCTGCAATGTGCCGGGCAGCTCTATGGTGCGCGAGTCCGATCTCAGTCTGATGACCCACGCCGGTCCGGAAATCGGGGTGGCCTCGACCAAGGCCTTCACGACCCAACTGGTATCACTGCTGATGCTGACGCTGGCACTGCGTTATGCCCGCTCCGGTGATGATGCGTTGCAGGCTCGCCTGGTGGGTGCCCTGCGTCAGCTGCCGCAGCTGATCAATCAGGGACTGGCACTGGATGGGGATATCGAGCGACTCTCCTCGGCCTTCGCCGAAAAGCATCATGCACTCTTTCTCGGTCGTGGACCGATGTTTCCGATCGCGCTGGAGGGTGCGCTCAAGCTCAAGGAAATCTCCTATATCCATGCCGAGGCCTATCCTGCCGGGGAGCTCAAACACGGCCCGCTGGCATTGGTCGATAGCGACATGCCGGTCATCGCAGTAGCACCCAACGATGAATTGGTGGAGAAGCTCAAGTCCAACCTGCAGGAAGTGCGCGCTCGCGGTGGTGAGCTCTTTGTCTTTGCCGGCGAGAATGTTTCGATCAGCGAAGGCGATGGCGTACATGTGCTGCGTCTGCCAGAGGTCGATGAGGTCATCGCGCCGCTGCTGTTTACCCTGCCGCTGCAGTTGCTGGCCTATCATGTTGCCGTGCTCAAGGGCACGGACGTCGATCAGCCACGCAATCTCGCCAAGAGTGTGACCGTAGAGTAA